In uncultured Bacteroides sp., one genomic interval encodes:
- the rfbF gene encoding glucose-1-phosphate cytidylyltransferase: MKAVILAGGFGTRLSEATTLIPKPMVEIGGKPILWHIMKIYSYYGINEFIICCGYKGYLIKEYFANYFRHNSDMMVDLSNNRVKTLTNNAEHWKVTMIDTGLTTMTGGRIKRIQKYIGNERFLLTYGDGVSDVNITKTIKEHEKAGKILSVMAFQPSGRFGALDIATDGIVNSFLEKPAGDGAWINAGFFVCEPKVFDYLSGDDTEIFERKPIEKIVEERQLHAFKHDGFWKPMDTLRDKNELNAMWDSGAAPWMIW, encoded by the coding sequence ATGAAAGCCGTTATTTTGGCAGGTGGATTTGGTACACGCCTGAGTGAGGCTACAACCTTGATTCCCAAGCCCATGGTAGAGATAGGGGGGAAACCTATTTTGTGGCATATTATGAAAATCTACAGTTATTATGGAATTAATGAGTTCATTATCTGTTGCGGATATAAAGGGTATTTGATAAAAGAATATTTTGCCAACTACTTCAGACACAATAGCGATATGATGGTTGATCTCTCTAATAATAGAGTGAAAACTTTGACAAACAATGCGGAACACTGGAAAGTGACGATGATTGATACAGGGTTGACTACCATGACTGGAGGGCGTATAAAACGTATACAAAAATACATAGGAAATGAACGTTTTTTGCTTACTTATGGCGATGGGGTTTCAGATGTGAATATTACGAAGACAATAAAAGAACATGAGAAAGCGGGTAAGATTCTTTCTGTTATGGCTTTTCAGCCAAGTGGTCGTTTTGGAGCACTGGATATAGCTACCGATGGGATAGTAAACTCTTTTCTAGAAAAACCTGCTGGAGATGGTGCATGGATTAATGCAGGATTTTTTGTTTGTGAGCCAAAGGTATTTGACTATTTGAGTGGTGATGATACGGAGATTTTTGAAAGAAAACCGATTGAAAAAATAGTTGAGGAAAGACAATTACATGCTTTTAAACATGATGGCTTTTGGAAACCAATGGATACACTCAGAGATAAGAATGAATTGAATGCTATGTGGGACTCGGGAGCTGCGCCTTGGATGATTTGGTAA